One part of the Xylanimonas allomyrinae genome encodes these proteins:
- a CDS encoding AMP-binding protein: MIDSVGPLTLADLWDQLARDCGDDPFLTFEGQEGVVHRVSYGQFDAETNRAANMLAAHGVRHGDNVALHLPNGPEFLGAQFALAKLGAVAVPIAAELQRRECEHIVERCQAQVVVVAAEWAQCYADMPGVRLLVIVGEHAGDPVPGVERIVSLADRRSHPPVLATSPDVASDDVAMILFTSGSTAAPKGVMITHANCIYAGWYGNWQAGMTRQDRMLTPMPMAHSNFQLAALMPVLTAGCELVIEARYSARRFWGQVRRHRATLVQAVAMMVRTLLLQPPADDADNVVRHVMYYLPLDAQAKDEFEARFGVRLLNSYGSTESICWVVTDFPFGPRRWPSPGRVGLGYQAKVVDDDGADLPPGATGELLVRGVPGRTLMKGYYRDPEATARALDSDGWLHTGDRCFFDADGYLFFVGRHQDLIKRSGENISALEVEAVLLEHPDVAQAAVIGVPEPIRGEAVRAFLVAHEGHALDVEQVLAFARTRLAQFKVPTDVVLADSLPQTSTGKTAKHLLDRAPMR; this comes from the coding sequence ATGATCGACAGTGTGGGGCCGCTGACCCTCGCAGACCTGTGGGATCAGCTTGCCCGTGACTGCGGTGACGACCCCTTCCTGACCTTCGAGGGGCAGGAGGGGGTCGTCCACCGGGTCAGCTACGGGCAGTTCGACGCCGAGACCAACCGGGCGGCGAACATGCTCGCAGCCCACGGCGTCAGGCACGGCGACAACGTCGCTCTGCACCTGCCCAACGGTCCGGAGTTCCTGGGTGCCCAGTTCGCGCTCGCCAAGCTCGGCGCGGTCGCCGTGCCGATCGCCGCGGAGCTGCAGCGCCGCGAGTGCGAGCACATCGTCGAACGGTGCCAGGCGCAGGTGGTGGTCGTCGCGGCCGAGTGGGCGCAGTGCTACGCCGACATGCCCGGGGTCCGCCTGCTCGTGATCGTGGGCGAGCACGCCGGCGACCCGGTGCCGGGCGTCGAGCGGATCGTCTCGCTCGCCGACCGGCGGTCCCACCCGCCCGTGCTGGCCACGTCTCCGGACGTCGCCAGCGACGACGTCGCGATGATCCTGTTCACCTCGGGGAGCACGGCGGCGCCCAAGGGCGTCATGATCACGCACGCCAACTGCATCTACGCCGGCTGGTACGGCAACTGGCAGGCGGGCATGACCCGCCAGGACCGGATGCTGACACCGATGCCGATGGCGCACTCGAACTTCCAGCTCGCCGCGCTGATGCCCGTCCTGACCGCCGGGTGCGAGCTGGTCATCGAGGCCCGCTACAGCGCCCGGCGCTTCTGGGGTCAGGTGCGGCGCCACCGTGCGACGCTCGTCCAGGCGGTCGCCATGATGGTCCGCACCCTGCTGCTCCAGCCGCCCGCCGACGACGCCGACAACGTCGTCCGGCACGTCATGTACTACCTCCCGCTGGACGCGCAGGCCAAGGACGAGTTCGAGGCCCGGTTCGGGGTGCGCCTGCTCAACTCCTACGGGTCGACGGAGTCGATCTGCTGGGTGGTCACCGACTTCCCGTTCGGGCCACGGCGGTGGCCGTCGCCCGGCCGGGTCGGGCTGGGCTACCAGGCGAAGGTCGTCGACGACGACGGAGCCGACCTGCCGCCGGGCGCGACCGGAGAGCTCCTCGTCCGGGGGGTGCCGGGGCGGACCCTCATGAAGGGTTACTACCGTGACCCGGAGGCCACCGCGCGGGCGCTCGACTCCGACGGATGGCTGCACACGGGCGACCGCTGCTTCTTCGACGCCGACGGGTACCTCTTCTTCGTGGGGCGTCACCAGGACCTCATCAAGCGCTCCGGGGAGAACATCTCCGCGCTCGAGGTCGAGGCCGTCCTCCTCGAGCACCCGGACGTCGCGCAGGCCGCCGTCATCGGCGTGCCCGAGCCGATCCGGGGTGAAGCGGTGCGCGCGTTCCTCGTCGCGCACGAGGGCCACGCCCTCGACGTCGAGCAGGTGCTCGCGTTCGCCCGCACGCGCCTTGCGCAGTTCAAGGTGCCGACCGACGTCGTGCTCGCCGACAGCCTCCCGCAGACCTCCACAGGAAAGACCGCCAAACACTTGCTCGACCGCGCACCGATGCGCTGA
- a CDS encoding electron transfer flavoprotein subunit alpha/FixB family protein: MTNELWVIAEDSAALATLCGAGRALGLPVRAVVLGDVEDAGAYGAQEVLRFATPVSGLVEDTAPDVAALLEERQARLVAASTSPTGTLVAGRVAARLGVPLAAAVESVEVGETLTVRRQVLGGMAVRTEQLAGSAAVVTIGAGTFDPAPRGEAAEVAVETVAAATDSGIRLVDTQVQQVESVNLAVAPRVVSVGRGFAAQEDLALAEALAAAIGAELACSRPVAEGSGWMAKERYVGVTGAKLKPDLYIAVGISGQVQHTSGVDGAKVIVAINKDKDAPIFADADFGLVADLYEALPLLTAQL; encoded by the coding sequence ATGACGAACGAGTTGTGGGTCATCGCCGAGGACAGTGCGGCGCTCGCCACCCTGTGCGGCGCGGGCCGTGCCCTCGGGCTGCCGGTCAGGGCCGTCGTCCTCGGTGACGTGGAGGACGCCGGCGCGTACGGTGCGCAGGAGGTGCTGCGGTTCGCCACCCCGGTCTCCGGGCTCGTGGAGGACACGGCGCCGGACGTCGCCGCGCTGCTCGAGGAGCGCCAGGCGCGACTCGTCGCCGCGAGCACGAGCCCCACCGGGACGCTCGTCGCGGGCCGGGTCGCCGCCCGCCTCGGCGTCCCGCTGGCCGCCGCGGTCGAGTCGGTCGAGGTCGGTGAGACCCTCACCGTCCGGCGGCAGGTGCTCGGCGGCATGGCCGTCCGCACCGAGCAGCTTGCCGGGAGCGCGGCCGTGGTCACGATCGGTGCCGGGACGTTCGACCCGGCACCGCGGGGCGAGGCCGCCGAGGTGGCGGTCGAGACCGTCGCCGCGGCCACGGACAGCGGCATCCGGCTGGTCGACACGCAGGTCCAGCAGGTCGAGTCGGTCAACCTCGCCGTGGCTCCGCGGGTCGTCTCGGTCGGCCGCGGGTTCGCCGCCCAGGAGGACCTCGCGCTCGCCGAGGCGCTCGCTGCGGCGATCGGGGCCGAGCTGGCATGCTCTCGCCCCGTCGCCGAGGGTTCGGGCTGGATGGCGAAGGAGCGCTACGTCGGTGTCACCGGCGCCAAGCTCAAGCCGGACCTGTACATCGCCGTCGGCATCTCAGGGCAGGTTCAGCACACCTCGGGCGTCGACGGCGCGAAGGTCATCGTGGCGATCAACAAGGACAAGGACGCGCCGATCTTCGCCGACGCGGACTTCGGCCTCGTCGCCGACCTGTACGAGGCGCTGCCCCTGCTGACGGCGCAGCTGTGA